The Gammaproteobacteria bacterium genome window below encodes:
- the der gene encoding ribosome biogenesis GTPase Der, whose protein sequence is MKPVIALVGRPNVGKSTLFNYLTKSNNALVADQPGLTRDRIYGLSKRFDNRYIVIDTGGIAPRDESQDQDDINHAISTQAWHAIEEADLVCFLVDGREGLVSQDQEVFKKLRSTNKKVFVLVNKVDSGVANMLSSDFYSLGAEHVYETSARSGKGVRALFAIIDEQFPDREEEPEEDGPSDVIKVALVGRPNVGKSTLANALIGEERFVTSDVPGTTRDSISANIEKFGTKFELIDTAGVRRRSKVNDMVEKFSVVKTIQAIEDAHVVILMLDGTKEFAVQDAHLAGMVLQSGRAVVVAINKTDVSSFEDRKEMQKGFDLKLRFLEFAERQFISAKHKEGITKLMRAAARAYKSANVNVNTSDLNRMLEGALESFQPPLVRGRRIKLKYAAQVSSCPPTFAIHGNQIERIPATYKRYLENYFRKSLKLVGTPIQLLFKQPDNPYAGRHNKLTPRQEHSRKRMMKKVKKR, encoded by the coding sequence ATGAAGCCTGTCATAGCGCTGGTTGGTCGACCTAATGTTGGTAAATCAACCTTATTTAACTATCTAACTAAATCTAATAATGCTTTGGTTGCAGACCAGCCTGGTCTCACGCGTGATCGTATTTATGGCTTAAGCAAGCGTTTCGATAATCGCTATATTGTCATTGATACAGGTGGTATTGCACCACGGGATGAATCACAGGATCAAGACGATATTAATCATGCCATTAGCACACAAGCATGGCATGCCATTGAAGAAGCTGATTTGGTGTGTTTTTTGGTCGATGGTAGAGAAGGCTTGGTTTCTCAAGATCAAGAAGTTTTCAAAAAGTTAAGATCTACAAATAAAAAAGTATTTGTTTTAGTTAACAAAGTAGATTCTGGTGTGGCCAATATGCTTTCCAGTGATTTTTATTCACTAGGCGCAGAACATGTATATGAAACTTCTGCTAGATCAGGGAAAGGTGTACGTGCTTTATTTGCAATAATAGATGAACAATTCCCTGATCGAGAAGAAGAGCCAGAGGAAGACGGTCCTTCAGATGTAATAAAAGTAGCGCTAGTCGGCAGACCCAATGTGGGTAAGTCAACCTTAGCGAATGCTTTGATAGGTGAAGAGCGTTTTGTAACATCTGATGTTCCTGGTACAACACGTGACAGTATCTCCGCTAACATAGAAAAGTTTGGCACCAAGTTTGAGCTTATTGATACAGCTGGTGTACGTCGTCGTAGCAAAGTAAATGATATGGTTGAAAAATTCAGCGTGGTGAAAACCATTCAAGCCATTGAGGATGCCCACGTAGTGATATTAATGCTCGATGGCACCAAAGAATTTGCAGTACAAGATGCGCACTTGGCAGGCATGGTGCTGCAAAGCGGTCGTGCAGTGGTGGTGGCAATCAATAAAACCGATGTCAGTTCTTTTGAAGATCGTAAAGAGATGCAAAAAGGCTTTGACCTAAAGTTACGTTTCTTAGAGTTTGCAGAGAGACAATTTATATCCGCTAAACATAAAGAAGGTATTACAAAACTGATGCGTGCCGCTGCACGAGCGTATAAATCAGCTAATGTGAACGTAAACACCTCTGATTTAAATAGAATGTTAGAAGGTGCTTTAGAAAGTTTTCAGCCACCACTGGTAAGAGGGCGTAGGATAAAACTCAAATATGCTGCACAAGTAAGCAGTTGCCCACCCACCTTTGCTATTCATGGTAATCAAATAGAAAGAATTCCAGCAACCTATAAACGTTATTTGGAAAACTACTTTCGTAAGTCATTGAAACTAGTTGGAACCCCTATTCAACTTCTCTTTAAACAACCAGATAATCCTTATGCAGGTAGGCATAATAAATTAACGCCTCGCCAAGAGCACAGCCGCAAACGCATGATGAAGAAAGTTAAAAAACGATAG
- a CDS encoding tetratricopeptide repeat protein yields the protein MAEYETEEQQVEALKDWWKQNGLAVIGGAVLGISALMGWRGWNWHQEKQATEASDIFAVVQEAVNKNDVNALQEQTKTLRDNYAATPYASLAVLHQAKNLTEQGNTDAAEESLRWVLNNSKQETVQNVARLRLARLLLADNKVDEAQAMVGSEMSDAYASLANEIRGDIFVAKGEIEQAKEAYDQAMQSASGDGVEYLQLKRNNLGS from the coding sequence ATGGCTGAGTACGAAACAGAAGAACAGCAGGTTGAAGCGCTAAAAGATTGGTGGAAGCAAAATGGTCTAGCAGTTATTGGTGGTGCAGTATTAGGTATTTCTGCGCTCATGGGCTGGCGTGGCTGGAATTGGCATCAAGAAAAGCAGGCGACTGAGGCTTCAGATATTTTCGCTGTAGTGCAAGAAGCGGTTAATAAGAATGATGTGAATGCTTTACAAGAGCAAACTAAAACGTTGCGAGATAATTATGCAGCTACACCTTATGCATCGCTGGCAGTTTTGCATCAAGCAAAAAATTTAACTGAGCAAGGCAATACTGATGCTGCGGAAGAAAGTTTGCGCTGGGTGTTAAATAACAGCAAACAAGAAACTGTGCAGAATGTTGCGCGTTTGCGCTTGGCCCGGCTTTTACTCGCAGACAATAAAGTTGATGAAGCTCAAGCTATGGTAGGTAGCGAAATGTCTGATGCCTATGCGTCATTAGCAAATGAAATTCGTGGCGATATTTTTGTAGCTAAAGGTGAAATTGAGCAAGCTAAAGAAGCTTATGATCAAGCCATGCAATCAGCTAGCGGTGACGGTGTAGAATACTTGCAACTTAAGCGCAATAATTTAGGCAGTTAA
- the bamB gene encoding outer membrane protein assembly factor BamB, with translation MAISIAMRNCINLLLIIVIASSLQLAGCSVLSKPKEWFEKEENPREPAKLAKIEAEKISVQQVWRNSVGNLEESYNKIRPYITDNRVYLSDAEGRVEAWQREDGKHLWSVNLKEDISGGVNGGEGIVAIGTENGEVVALDADDGSESWRTKVPSEAMSLSEARYGVIAVRTNDNSVHALDVRSGNISWSAGKSRPALTLRGASQPKVVGDLVLVGFDDGKLMAINLRDGEPVWEVPVSIPKGRSELERMSDVDGEFAYLDGIVFAASFNGRVVAIDLDTGKTQWTKDLSSYAGLSVDRERVYVTDADDSVWGLDISTGATLWRQDKFLYRELTAPQVMGNYIVVGDYDGYLHWLSKEDGKIIGRDNVAGDKIEVAPIIINNRAYVLANNGSLSVLQYRK, from the coding sequence TTGGCAATTTCAATCGCGATGCGTAATTGCATCAATCTACTTTTAATAATTGTGATCGCAAGCAGTTTGCAACTTGCGGGTTGCAGCGTATTAAGCAAACCAAAAGAATGGTTTGAAAAAGAAGAAAATCCGAGAGAGCCAGCAAAGCTTGCAAAAATCGAAGCTGAAAAAATTAGTGTGCAACAGGTTTGGCGTAATTCGGTTGGTAATTTAGAAGAGTCTTACAATAAAATACGTCCTTATATTACCGATAATCGTGTGTACCTTAGTGATGCTGAAGGTCGTGTAGAGGCCTGGCAGCGTGAAGATGGTAAGCACTTATGGTCTGTAAATCTTAAAGAAGATATTTCTGGCGGGGTAAATGGTGGCGAAGGAATTGTCGCCATTGGAACGGAAAACGGCGAGGTCGTTGCTTTGGATGCAGATGATGGCAGTGAAAGTTGGCGCACCAAAGTACCGAGTGAAGCAATGTCATTGTCAGAAGCAAGATATGGAGTCATTGCAGTAAGAACGAATGATAATTCTGTGCATGCTTTGGATGTAAGATCTGGCAATATAAGTTGGAGTGCAGGCAAAAGTCGTCCGGCATTAACATTGCGAGGCGCGAGTCAGCCCAAAGTGGTGGGTGATTTAGTGCTAGTGGGTTTCGATGATGGAAAGTTAATGGCCATAAATTTGCGCGATGGCGAACCCGTGTGGGAAGTGCCGGTTTCAATACCAAAAGGACGCTCTGAATTAGAACGTATGTCCGATGTGGATGGTGAATTTGCTTATCTTGATGGTATCGTATTTGCAGCGAGTTTTAATGGCCGAGTAGTCGCTATTGATTTAGACACAGGTAAAACACAATGGACAAAAGATCTCTCATCATATGCAGGTCTGAGTGTAGATCGTGAGCGAGTCTATGTAACCGATGCTGATGATAGCGTTTGGGGCTTAGATATTTCTACAGGCGCAACCTTGTGGCGACAAGATAAATTTTTGTATAGGGAGCTTACTGCTCCACAAGTAATGGGTAACTACATTGTGGTCGGCGATTACGATGGTTACCTGCATTGGCTTTCTAAAGAGGATGGAAAAATTATCGGCCGTGACAATGTCGCGGGAGATAAAATAGAAGTAGCCCCTATCATTATAAATAACCGTGCCTATGTGCTGGCAAATAATGGTTCACTTTCAGTATTGCAATACCGAAAGTAA
- a CDS encoding molybdopterin-dependent oxidoreductase, with translation MVLKKGTLSARGLHELYAEDAGKADKLLWGREANPLTRRGFLTKSSLLAMSAAVGAAIPFAHLIPSGLIPAAFAEEETPFKIEGKDGLIVLNDRPVNAETPAHLLDDEITPAKHMFVRNNGIPPVKEKIDPAAWKLEIAGEACETPASFTISELKEKFKTYTYQLQLECGGNGRSEFVPSASGNQWTTGAVACPTFTGVRVRDVLESCGIKDNAVYIGYYGADTHLSGDLDKQPISRGVPIQKAVQDESLIAWAMNDEDIPYLNGYPLRLVCSGWPGSVSGKWLTRIVVRDQVHDGKKMEAPSYRVPKVPVAPGTEVPKEDMQIIESMPVKSLVTFPKSGISHKLAKPLAVRGHAWAGDFQVAKVEVSNDFGATWKMVMLQAPVNKFAWQHWRTEITFPEIGYYEVWAKAIDREGRSQPMVVPGWNPKGYLNNACHRIAVQVV, from the coding sequence ATGGTTTTAAAAAAAGGCACTCTCTCTGCTCGCGGACTTCATGAGCTATATGCAGAAGATGCAGGCAAAGCCGATAAGCTTTTATGGGGCAGAGAAGCGAATCCGCTTACGCGACGTGGGTTTTTAACCAAAAGTAGTTTGCTTGCCATGAGCGCTGCAGTAGGTGCGGCCATTCCTTTCGCGCATTTAATACCAAGTGGGCTGATTCCAGCTGCATTTGCTGAAGAAGAAACACCTTTTAAAATTGAAGGCAAAGACGGCTTGATTGTATTAAATGATCGGCCCGTTAATGCCGAAACGCCTGCACATTTGCTGGATGATGAGATCACGCCAGCGAAACATATGTTTGTTCGCAACAATGGTATTCCACCTGTTAAAGAAAAAATTGATCCAGCAGCATGGAAATTAGAAATTGCAGGTGAAGCGTGTGAAACACCTGCTTCGTTTACCATAAGTGAACTAAAAGAAAAATTTAAAACTTATACCTATCAATTACAACTTGAATGCGGTGGTAATGGGCGTAGTGAATTTGTGCCTTCTGCAAGTGGTAACCAGTGGACTACGGGTGCAGTCGCCTGTCCAACCTTTACTGGTGTGCGGGTACGTGACGTATTGGAGTCTTGTGGAATTAAAGATAACGCAGTGTATATCGGGTATTACGGAGCCGATACTCATTTAAGTGGTGACCTTGATAAACAGCCGATCTCACGTGGTGTGCCGATTCAAAAAGCCGTTCAAGATGAATCACTCATTGCTTGGGCGATGAATGATGAAGATATTCCATACCTTAATGGTTATCCGTTACGTTTGGTTTGTTCTGGATGGCCCGGTTCAGTATCAGGAAAGTGGTTAACTAGAATTGTTGTACGTGACCAAGTACATGATGGCAAGAAAATGGAAGCACCTTCGTATCGTGTGCCTAAAGTTCCAGTGGCCCCAGGTACGGAAGTGCCGAAAGAAGATATGCAGATTATCGAATCCATGCCGGTTAAATCACTGGTTACTTTTCCAAAATCAGGCATTAGTCATAAACTAGCTAAACCGTTAGCGGTGCGTGGTCATGCTTGGGCAGGGGATTTTCAAGTAGCTAAAGTTGAAGTGTCGAACGACTTTGGCGCTACCTGGAAAATGGTGATGCTTCAAGCTCCAGTAAATAAGTTTGCGTGGCAGCATTGGCGAACAGAAATAACGTTTCCTGAAATCGGTTATTACGAGGTTTGGGCAAAAGCGATTGATCGCGAAGGGCGTTCACAACCGATGGTGGTGCCAGGCTGGAACCCTAAAGGTTATTTAAACAATGCATGTCATCGCATTGCAGTTCAAGTGGTATGA
- a CDS encoding sterol desaturase family protein, which produces MDSDKQHEYKPRNVEDMSEQIFVFAEGKISGYLSCLLGVLSFLAVLCYQFPSYLTTTDLRAAYDSVFLQNVLMVCMWAALIFSLITFILAKRRKLGAIGAVFTLAAFALGGYEVETGAVEPNQLSLGLDWLILTLLMSVGIFTFLEKIFPKYKEQAILRPEWTLDLFYFVFNHLLIAVLLLVANYFVVNVFGWAANANVQSTIQSLPTAVQVLILVIGADFVLYWSHRIFHETPALWKIHAVHHSVEHMDWLAGSRNHIVQTIVDRSIAMVPLYLVGPDKAALDIYVTFAALQAITVHANLGIPFGPLKYLITTPQYHHWHHSTDRPAIDTNYAVHTPLFDKLFGTYHMPVEHWPAEYGTTKRLPRSFLGQLVYPFKR; this is translated from the coding sequence ATGGATTCTGACAAGCAGCACGAATATAAACCACGCAATGTGGAAGATATGAGTGAGCAAATATTTGTTTTTGCTGAAGGGAAAATTAGTGGCTACCTTTCATGTCTTTTAGGTGTGTTGAGTTTTCTTGCCGTGCTTTGCTATCAGTTTCCTAGTTATTTAACCACTACGGATTTACGCGCAGCGTATGATTCTGTATTTTTGCAGAATGTCTTAATGGTTTGCATGTGGGCAGCGCTAATATTTTCTCTCATCACATTTATTTTAGCGAAGCGTAGAAAATTGGGCGCCATTGGTGCAGTGTTTACCTTGGCAGCTTTTGCATTAGGCGGTTACGAGGTTGAAACCGGTGCTGTAGAACCCAACCAGCTTTCACTGGGTTTGGATTGGTTGATTTTAACCTTATTAATGTCGGTTGGAATTTTTACTTTTCTTGAAAAGATTTTTCCTAAATATAAAGAGCAGGCCATCTTAAGGCCTGAATGGACATTAGACTTATTTTATTTTGTATTTAATCACTTGTTGATTGCAGTATTATTGTTAGTCGCTAATTATTTTGTAGTCAATGTATTTGGTTGGGCGGCCAATGCAAATGTGCAGTCGACGATTCAAAGCCTACCTACAGCAGTTCAAGTACTGATTTTAGTGATTGGTGCGGATTTTGTGTTGTATTGGTCACATAGAATCTTCCATGAAACGCCTGCATTATGGAAAATTCATGCCGTGCATCATTCGGTAGAGCATATGGATTGGTTGGCGGGTTCTCGCAACCATATTGTGCAAACCATTGTAGATCGGTCTATCGCTATGGTGCCGTTGTATTTAGTTGGTCCTGATAAAGCGGCGTTAGATATTTATGTAACTTTTGCAGCACTTCAAGCGATCACTGTGCATGCTAATTTAGGCATACCATTTGGTCCGTTGAAGTATCTCATTACCACCCCGCAGTATCATCATTGGCATCACAGTACCGATCGCCCTGCGATCGATACTAACTATGCGGTGCATACCCCTTTATTTGATAAGTTGTTTGGAACCTATCATATGCCAGTGGAGCATTGGCCTGCGGAATATGGAACGACTAAGCGATTACCACGTAGTTTTTTAGGCCAACTTGTTTATCCGTTTAAACGTTAA